From the Lathyrus oleraceus cultivar Zhongwan6 chromosome 3, CAAS_Psat_ZW6_1.0, whole genome shotgun sequence genome, the window ACAACCATTGCGGCAGGTCGTTGTATGAAGTCTCCCAGTTTCCATAAATAGCAGTGATAGCCTTATTCTTTGAAATCCATGCCTTTTTGTAAGAGATTGTGTAGTTGAATGTCTCCCGAATATGAGCGATGATGTGTTTCACTTTCAGTGAGGCATCACTGTTGATTAGAGACTTGATACTGTTACATATTAGATTAGAGTCAAGTTTTCTATGATCTTGAGAcattatggaagacatgcatgtGTGCGGACCGCTAACCTTAGTGATCACCCACTTACCACTCCCCTTCCCCATATATGCTCTGCATTTGAAGGCGCATTCTTCGTTAACACACTTGATTATAAGTCGTTTAGAATCAGACTTATAAACGGAATAATCAAGACAGTTTCTGATGTGAAATTGGCGAATGGCGAATACACATCCCTCTTTGCTATTAAATTCCATGCCAAGCAAACCCCCCTCTATCTGAAGTGGCTCCGTGGTTTCAAAAATTGATGCATCTTCGTCAAGTGAGTATGTGGGATTTCTCATGTGTAGTGGTGGATTGTACAGATCCTGCACTTGATCTTGATGCACCACGGGGATATCGTTGTCAAAGTTGTCACTTTCTCCACTGAAAAGATTATGTGTATCTACGTACCGCGCTTCTTCATAGTCACTATCATCCCCGACATCCTCATCTGGAACTGGTGTCAACGACAGTATAGTCTCTTGACTCATTTGATATTGATGAGATTGAGAAGTTTGCGTCGGATACGTTACTTGATCACTGTCATCATTGTCTACTAAGCATACGTATAACTCAATCACATCTGACAAATTATACATCGAATGACACTGGAACATTAACCCGACGTCATTGTCGTCTTCTATTTTCGTCGTTGTATAAGTCACACTGTTAACGCCGTCATTAAAACATGGATATCGATAATAAATATCAGTTATCTGTTGTTGGAGCTTGTTTTCGAGTCTTTCTTTTAGACGCGTGTAATTGGATCTGGGGTGTATTTTGAGTTGCTGTACGTTTGTGTTTTGAAATATGACTCCAACATTAACATCTGGAAAAATACTTCCATTATAATGAATTTGAACTGTGATATTGTTTTGAGCCATTGTCTGTATGATTTAATTTGAAAATTAAAGCTTCAATTATATATAAGGGATGTCTGGAATTGGACGATGTAGCCATGCAGTAAACGTCCTCCATTTGAGATGGAAGACCTCAACTACCTCTGAAAAGTAGGAAGGGCTCCGCCGTTTGAGATGAAGGGACAGCGCATGGGGTTCCGTCTGGCATTGGGGTCCGCCGTTTGGGAAGACGCGCGCATGCAGGAGTCTACTGTCTGGGAAGGCGCGCGCGTGCAGGAGTCCGTGTGTGAGGACATGTGGAGTTGGGGTCTGCCGTCTTGGTTGGAGGACCTTGGGGCTTGGAAATGTACAAGGTTGGGGACCGCCATCTTGGTTGGAGTACCCCCAAAAAATTTAGAAAGGTTACTATTTTTGTCCACCATCTTGGAAGTTGTATATATACTGCATGTTTGGTCTTATCAAACACAGTGTAGAAGCCAGACCTGAGCAATTCAAACGCATAAGCTACCCACATGGCTCTCTTAATTGGTCTAATATACATTTATTAAGCCAAAATCATCTTAAAAAGTTGATTCTTGCAATGTTATTTCTGAGCCAATATCAATCAGATTAATGGAAAACTTTGGTTTTGACGACATCCAAACTCAGATACTTCATGTTACCGAATTTGAGAGAGAAATTGTTGCTCTGCGCTATCGAAAACCATACATCAATTCAAATGGCATGCTGCTGTATGAAGAAATTCGAAATTGTAATGATGAAGATATACGTGAAATGTTTGACAATTATTTAAATTTCATTAACTTAGGGCCATTAGAGTTGTATGTTAGTCTTCGTAGAACAGCAGATGAAATTGTATCATTATGTAAAAGTGAAAACTAGAACACGTCATGAAAATATATCTATAAATACTCCTCCATGATTTCATTTTTACCACAACTCACTTCTCTATCATCATCTCATTTTTACCACAACTCAGGCTTCTATCATTTTTACCACAAATCTCAATATGTCTCAAACTCCTTTTTTTTTATGGGTGATAAACATAGGGGAACTAATGATAACATTCAAGCATTAGTAAGTGATACTTattattttgataattttttaacattttctttgttattttttttacaaataaaaatatattatgtatgtgttattttgtttattgttttcGCTACATGTATCAGGTGGAACCTGAAAGAGCTTTTAGAACTCGAAACTATAAGTTAATTGATGCCCCACATTATATTCAACCTTTTTTGGATACCTCTAGTTTTGCAAACGTCGTAAAACTGAAGGATATAGTTATTGATACAAGTTTCATATATGCTCTACTTGAACGATGGAGACCCGAAACATATACTTTTCACTTCCCAACCGGTGAGTGCACTATAACTTTAGAAGACGTAAGTATGATTTTGGGTCTACGCGTCAATGGTAGAGCCGTCGTAGGACCATCTGAGATTAGTGCAAGTGCATGGACCACGTTTTTGAGTCGTCAACCTCCAGAAAATCACATTAAAGGTAGACGTGTTCGTATCTCTTGGTTAAAACAAATACTAGAAGAAACTCAAATATCTGAAAATACCTCCCATGACGAACTCATTATATACACAAGAATTTATATTATATTGTGCATCTCCCTAACTTTATTCCCTGATAAATCGGCAAAAGATGTACATAGTATGTGGATACCATTTGTTCAGGATTTGCGTCAGTGTGGTGAATATAGTTTGGGATCAGCTGTGTTAGCATATCTATATAGGGAAATGTGCAAAGCAGTTGACATTGATGTTGATGGTatatggggggggggggggtgttaTTCTGCTACGAACATGGGGATTTACAGGATTCCCATTTATAGCACCAATTACTTCTGCAGTTCCAAGTCATCCATATGCATCAATGTAAGTCTTAATATTTCCATGCAAATCCATTGTTTTACATTTTTGTTCTCTGTGTCATATAATATGTTAATCTTTCAATATAATGTTGCTCTACTTTTTAGATGGGCTTCGACCAACAAGAAAAAAATTGCTCTAGAAATCCTCGTCATTACCCTGATGGGTATCGTGTCATGTTCGATCACATGTCGTCAACAAACGTAATTTTGGTTTGACTAGTTTTTTTTATTACATGTCACTCAAACAATAAATGGTAAACTTACGTATTTTTTTTAATACAATCACATTTTATATGGAGGCCATATCTTGGATACCCCCCTTGGAGAATGATGATCATTTGATTTGGACCGCAACAACACCAATCTTGTGCTTTTGGATCGTTGAAATGCATCAATCAGATAGGGTAAAATTGTAATTTGGGTATTATCAAGACATACCCAATCCACCTAAATTCCTACAAGAAGAACATATCATGACTATGCAAGAGTCATAGAATTATAGTTACACAACGTTGAATAGAAACGAACAACAACTTTGGGAAAATAGACATCGACTGTGTTTGTCTGGGGTAACGTTTCAGGGAGAGATGAAGCCAACCGAAGAATATATTAATTGGCTACGACATCTTCCATTGCAATACGCGTCAATTGAGCAACTACTTATTGACCCCCGTCAGCATTGTAACACATCACAAATGTCAACTGCACCGCGACCACAATTAACAAACCCCCGAACAAGAATCCCTTCCAACCAATATTATACACAAACTTCAACTTCCACCTAACATGAACCACAAAGTCAATATACACAACTCTAccaacaacaaacacaaaacacCCAATACCATCAACCAAACTACCAAACCCAAACACAACACACTTCATACCAACAACCAAACTTCCACATAATAACACAACAAACACCTACTAACTACCCATACCAAACACCACAAAACCCAATACACTACACTTCTCAAACCCAACAACAACCACACCTACGCCCCCACATAACTACACACCCATCCCACCACCTAACTTTGATTACTCTACTACACATCAACAATCAACAACCACCGATGTGAACGACTATTACATCGCAACCATAGAACCTTCAAACCCAAACCCAGCCTCATTCACACAAATATTACATAACTTTTCTCCTAGTatggattttgagaattttgaggCATTCGAAATTTTTCGTGAGCAACCACCCATTCTTCAAACCACTGTTAATCCCTCCATAACTACTGCCCCTACTATACCTACATCAACACAACCATTAGGTCGTGGTCACCGCGTTCGAGTACGTGCAAGATGTGGAACTGGTACTCATTTCGTCGATGAAGATCCCAATCAACGTCGcaattaattttattttaatctattttGCTTTGTAATTATAGTTAAAAAATAATAAGAAAGTAAACATTATAATTATCgtttttaattaatattatatgaaattatattttttatttaatttctaAAGTTTACTAAAATTAATATGTAATCATCGATTAATAAATTTATTGTAAGTAtcattaatttttcatttttattaaaaatattatgtaacaattaatttaatttcttaaaaaaaaattaaagttttcttttttaaaattaatttcgaaattttaattaattaattattataaataataattCTTAATTAGTATTATATATTTATTACAAATAATATATAAAAGGTTATATAactaattaatattaaataattaagaaaaatattatatatcaaagtatttaattttttaaaaaaaatatattattttttaattaaatataatattttaattaatttttaatattaaataattgTTTTAATCATTTTAAGTTAATTctgaaattaaaaaaaaaaaaaaagtaatacACACTCCATCCTAGATGGCGCGTCCCAACTGGACCTCTGGGGGCATCCACCATCTAGGATGGAGGATCctaaattaaaaatattattaaagTAGTTTAATAATATACCTATTACTTataaaaatattttgattattgatttaattaaaaatattgACAACTAAATAATCAAAAGTAATTTACAAAAGAAATATTATTAAAGTAGATTGtatataatttaaatattattgTAGAGAAAcattaattttatatatatatatatatatatatatatatatatatatatatatatatatatatatatatatatatatatatatatatatatatatatatatatatatatatatatatatatatatatatatatatatatatatatatatataccacATTTGCATTAAAAATTATTAGTTATTATTTctattaaaaataattaatttcCCATTAGAAATCATATAAAAAATAGGCGATCATATAATTATACAGTCCTCCACAGAAATTATTACTAAAAATAGGCTCGTGATATAAAGATATTAATATATGAATAAAAAATTTAGGAACCCCTAAGCATCACAATATAGTTATTATTGTTGTAATATCAATAAATATTAATCATATTTcattataaatataaaattagTAATTGCTTCACATTATTCGTTTTTTCCTTATTTTTAATAATTCTCTATTTATTTTAATGTAAATATGTATTATTGTATTTGAATACCAACAAATATTTCTAGATTGtcaataaatatttttataagTAATAGGTATATTATTAAAAACTATAAAGATCATTACACTTGATTGTATCAgaattattaaatatttttaaagatTATTAGAGATAACAAAATACATGTTATTGTCAATATGTTAATAAAAATTTGATATAATTTAAGATGAGTTTAAAAACAATAAATATGCAAGTCTTTTAaaataaaatctcaaaaaattATTAAACAATATTAAAGGAGTATAATAATAAAAACTTAATAATAGTGTATTGATTCCTTATAACTCCTATCTAAGATAACACAGAATGATAGTGTCTCACATTAGGTCATCAATTCATTGTTTAATCTTAGTTTCTGTATTTAATCAAATTAATCTTATTGGTTATTAATCAAATTCTTATTTATcataaatataataaaattaatCTTATTAgttattattaattattatttatcATAAATATAAAGTTAAAATACTAATAATTAATGACCGATAAAATAGAGAAAACGACTAATAATCGTACAAATGTGCTAAATTGTAAATAGTGGCGGAACTTaggggggacgtgggaaggccacggTCACCCttcaactttttatttttttttaattcatatatattaaattattaaaacatccttattttaaattaaaattaatttttattttttctttttcattcaaagttaggttaaaatacatATAAGATAAAAAACTGATAcatttcctttctttctcatatgggtttgccACCGGCACCGGAATCGaaacagattaaagtgatcggcatctaacaggtaaaaaactttattcattcttcttttataaaaagtaacaaattaaagtgattgtttgatttgtgtttttgagatttatagggttcttctttcttgatgtgttaaaataatctatatgaggtttattaaaccaattcataacactgtaatttacaaatatagttatacactgtaataaggtttatttaatcattgttgctgttaatttctaatagtgaagttaccggtatttgaaaacggattaaagttgattaattaagtttattaatttttttctcttttaatttttatgttttctaaattgatttttggatctgatatgatattataggaagagtaaagatgaataatagaaaaattgattcttttttcaaaaggaaagcatgtgaaattgaaagagaagagagagatgaagaaattataatcccgacacccgaatctgaaacagttcttgagaatccaacaattgaagagcatcatggttttgaaaattctttggaacgcgatcctggaaagcgtcctccgatttggcaatatccaccaaatcaagtggatgcaatacgaagagcttatctaaaatggggtccatatcaaattcatttaaaaaactatcctttgtccgataacgaggatcatccgagaaggtttcaagATACTTTGTTTAacatatttccatcatggttagaatattcaccatctgaagatgccgcatattgcttaccatgttacatttttagcaaaaaactaagtggacgtcccggatcattgtctttatttctatgggttttagaaattggaagaaagttaggaatgaaaaacattgttcctttcttaaacacatagggaaggatccttgctcaccatacaacaatgcaatgaaagcttgtcaagacttgttgaatcaagatggtcatattagaaatgtcattcaagtgcaaagttcaagtcaaagaatgaataatcggttacgactcaagactttaattgacattgttcgttggttaacactacaagcttgtgcttttagaggtcacgacgaaagtagcaaatcaagaaatcaaggtaactttcttgagttataaaaacttttagcatcctacaatgatgaagttgcaaaagttgtgttggaaaatgctccacaaaattgcaagtatacttcacatcaaattcaaaaagagctcttgcaaattctttctagtagggtgaaaaagagtataagtgaggaaattggtgattccaaattttgtatcgttgttgatgaagctcgtgatgagtcaaaaaaggaacaaatggctcttgtattaagatttgttgataaagttggtttaatacaagagagattttttgatgtggtacatgttaaagacaccacatctttaactcttaaggaagcaatatgtgatatactttctcgacataaccttgatgtttctaacattcgtggccaagggtatgatggtgctagcaatgtgagaggagaatggaatggtttacaagccctctcttatgaaggattgtccttatgcatactatgttcattgttttgctcatcgattgcaacttgcattagttacatcatcaagagaagtcaaacatGTTCATAAActttttgagaagctgatctttgttgtgaatgttgtttgttcttctacaaagcgtcatgatgagttacaagctgcccaattagaagaaattgcttatttgttagagattgatgagattgtaactggtaaaggtgcaaatcaagttggtacattgaaacgagctggagatactcgttggggatcacattacgattcaatttctagcttgataaacatgtatgaagcaacttgtttagtttttaaaaaaattgcaaaagatagagggagttatgctacacgtggggatgcatatagttgttacaattaattgaaggcatttgattttatatttattttacacttgatgaaagaaatcatgggaataacagatatgctttgtcaagccttacaaaaaaaaatcaagatgtagttaatgctatgaacttggttcgttcaacaaaacatcttattcaaggtttgagagaaaatggttgggatatattatttactaaagtggtatctttttgtgaaaaacatggtattgagattcctgatcttaatgatgttcattcaacaacaagatttggacgctcccgtcttgaagagaatcaattcacaattcaacattactttaaagttgaaatctttttcactaccattgacaaacagttacaagagttgaataaCAGATTCAGTGAGTaggcaatggatttgttaactctttcttgttctttatctcctaaggatggatataaagcttttagcattgatactatttgttctttagttgaaaaatattatcctatggattttagtgatcaagagaagaataatttgcaatttcaactccaacattttctattcgttgctcgtcaagcatcaaacttgaataatttatcaactattcaagaactatgttcatgtttggttgcatctggacaggctgaaacttacttcttgattgatagactacttcgtcttatcatgactcttcccgttgctgcggccacaactgagaggtctttttcagcaatgaaaattattaagactaagttgagaaacaagatggatgatgggtttcttggagatagcatgacagtatatattgaaaggaagattagtgcaagcattagttcagagtcaattattgacgatttcaagtcactcggaatacgtaaagcattactttaaggtagttttaagtcatgtaatttaaatttttagtaattaactttgtatttatttttaactttaatgttttatttaaaatactatttacattttatttataatctttattttacgttagcggccATTCCAAATTTTTTTACCTGACTCCGCCACTGATTGTAAATTTACTAACGATCGTgcattttaaattatttttttatcaaaaatacaATTTTAGAATTCAAAATGTGTAAAAACGGTGACTAATACTGATTAAAAAGATATGtatagtttaaaaataaaaaataaaaagcTATTTATTGATAGTAAAAATTTTAAgttaaaattaattattcattAGTTTAATTAAATTTAATGAGTTCCCCTTTAGGATGATTATATTAATTTATAAGAAA encodes:
- the LOC127130172 gene encoding uncharacterized protein LOC127130172, whose protein sequence is MAQNNITVQIHYNGSIFPDVNVGVIFQNTNVQQLKIHPRSNYTRLKERLENKLQQQITDIYYRYPCFNDGVNSVTYTTTKIEDDNDVGLMFQCHSMYNLSDVIELYVCLVDNDDSDQVTYPTQTSQSHQYQMSQETILSLTPVPDEDVGDDSDYEEARYVDTHNLFSGESDNFDNDIPVVHQDQVQDLYNPPLHMRNPTYSLDEDASIFETTEPLQIEGGLLGMEFNSKEGCVFAIRQFHIRNCLDYSVYKSDSKRLIIKCVNEECAFKCRAYMGKGSGKWVITKVSGPHTCMSSIMSQDHRKLDSNLICNSIKSLINSDASLKVKHIIAHIRETFNYTISYKKAWISKNKAITAIYGNWETSYNDLPQWLLVMKIFLPGTIIELETLPIFSNEGTQISGARVFHRLFWAFQPCIKGFAFCKPVVQVDGTWLYGKYRGTLLMAVAQDGNRNIFPIAFALVEGETGETWSFFLRNLRMHVTPQPNLFLISDRHESLKSAYNNPDNGWQHPPSSHVYCIRHIAQNFMREFRDKELRKKIVNMGYALNEATYEYYRGEIRKVNIEALEWVDNIPRENGRDHSMEGNVGAI